In [Leptolyngbya] sp. PCC 7376, a genomic segment contains:
- a CDS encoding WecB/TagA/CpsF family glycosyltransferase, whose protein sequence is MTHHLEFHSQPSILTTEALPSLPVFDIPVHLHRDYPQWLTNRIHNGEGTHVVTLNAEIAMMTQQDKAIAQVIKQADLIIPDGAGVVFYLKFRGKNQARFPGIEVAEALLARAAQHNWQVVFFGGAPGVAEKAKQRWLRYLPDLQITTHHGYLTPETEEQWKAELERLQPQLIFTCLGVPKQEFWIRRNRHLCPDSTWIGLGGSFDVWSGLKQRAPKVWQNLHLEWLYRLVQEPSRWRRMLALPQFVWRSLWS, encoded by the coding sequence GTGACTCATCACCTAGAGTTCCATTCCCAGCCATCTATCTTGACCACCGAAGCTTTGCCCAGTCTGCCAGTCTTCGATATTCCCGTCCATCTCCATAGAGACTATCCTCAATGGCTAACCAATCGCATTCACAATGGTGAAGGAACTCACGTTGTGACGCTCAATGCAGAAATTGCGATGATGACGCAGCAGGATAAGGCGATCGCCCAAGTTATTAAACAAGCCGACCTGATTATTCCCGATGGAGCAGGTGTTGTTTTTTATTTGAAATTTCGGGGTAAAAACCAAGCTCGTTTTCCCGGCATCGAAGTTGCAGAAGCCCTCCTCGCTAGAGCCGCGCAACACAACTGGCAAGTGGTCTTTTTTGGTGGCGCACCAGGCGTTGCGGAAAAAGCTAAACAAAGATGGTTGAGATATCTTCCAGATCTTCAGATCACAACCCATCATGGCTATCTAACGCCAGAAACAGAAGAGCAGTGGAAAGCAGAATTAGAGCGGTTACAACCACAATTAATTTTCACTTGTCTGGGAGTCCCAAAACAAGAATTCTGGATTCGGAGAAATCGTCACCTCTGTCCCGACAGCACATGGATTGGTCTAGGTGGCAGTTTTGATGTTTGGTCTGGTCTCAAACAACGAGCCCCAAAAGTTTGGCAAAACCTCCATCTCGAATGGTTGTACCGTCTTGTCCAAGA